The Benincasa hispida cultivar B227 chromosome 11, ASM972705v1, whole genome shotgun sequence genome has a segment encoding these proteins:
- the LOC120090292 gene encoding uncharacterized protein LOC120090292, which produces MAKKKKITQYRERLDKTLASPDLTNQESIKSHVSNQLCRLNLKHDTEGSSENVVARRTAEVSNFLDMMRSASSNDNDSSRASETVHSEWKIKHDDEEFRVMYREGPKGTPYHTLLVEGFVDGPVDICLCTSWESELYKRWWPQFSLPSFKILTSKCLQKIRIGEQIALVRVKVSWPLSTREIVVHYFLFEYFQDDLIVVLLNSISDLDSIDVTTHGFTRHAIPDADDVIRIDVVGGFALQKVTDNRSYFRTIANMDMKLDFVPPSLINFVSRQLIGSGFRLYQKVVSSMFKSDEDFMKALNDPLYTRISEALYQRNKKEKALEEKERCYQIDQAGMHHFQEEQLEEQQENSMEDQKVHAIYDANGPPKSIIQINETKSFGEIEEEDSKESRDDKEEEEEGEYQDKDDILEKSIEEKCNFKGQRISIISPEVEKALQTLDEVINMMRKCRLNTEAKAASCLSDERPPDMDKDIEKNLSTSKDSNVHPEVLASDEPPQTSSNRSSRRLGSSNSLSKDVNHNKIVPASPEQKFLPPGPAEVNHTISSFIDHGTTENLHSDQNSHDHAKQPISERNSIDEISEDAVERYMRNRKTRFWCFPGSPIRLKKGRS; this is translated from the exons ATggcgaaaaagaaaaaaatcacacAGTACAGGGAGAGGCTAGACAAAACACTTGCATCTCCTGATCTGACAAACCAGGAGTCTATTAAATCCCATGTGTCAAATCAACTTTGTCGTTTGAATTTGAAACATGATACTGAAG GATCTAGTGAGAACGTGGTAGCACGAAGAACTGCTGAAGTATCAAATTTTCTTGACATGATGAGAAGTGCTTCAAGTAATGATAATGATAGCAGCAGGGCTTCAGAGACGGTGCATTCTGAATGGAAA ATAAAGCACGATGATGAAGAATTTCGAGTTATGTATCGTGAAGGACCAAAGGGCACTCCATATCATACGTTACTTGTTGAAGGCTTTGTAGATGGGCCTGTTGATATTT GTTTGTGCACGTCCTGGGAGTCTGAACTTTATAAAAGATG GTGGCCTCAATTTAGTTTGCCATCTTTCAAAATTCTCACCAGCAAATGTCTCCAGAAAATACGGATTGGTGAACAGATTGCTTTAGTAAG GGTGAAGGTTTCATGGCCTCTGTCAACCAGGGAGATTGTTGTACACTACTTTTTATTTGAGTACTTTCAGGATGACCTTATCGTTGTTCTTCTGAACTCG ataTCTGATCTGGACAGCATCGATGTAACTACTCATGGATTCACCAGGCATGCTATCCCGGACGCAGATGACGTTATAAGGATCGATGTTGTGGGAGGCTTTGCTCTACAGAAGGTGACAGATAACAGGAGCTACTTCCG GACAATAGCAAACATGGACATGAAGCTGGATTTTGTCCCCCCATCGCTCATTAACTTCGTCTCAAGACAACTCATTGGCAGTGGTTTCCGTCTCTATCAAAAG GTTGTGTCTTCTATGTTCAAATCTGATGAAGATTTTATGAAGGCTTTGAATGACCCACTGTACACTCGTATAAGTGAAGCTCTCTACCAGAGGAATAAAAAAGAGAAGGCACTCGAAGAAAAAGAACGCTGTTATCAAATCGATCAAGCTGGAATGCATCATTTTCAAGAAGAACAGCTGGAAGAGCAGCAGGAAAACTCTATGGAAGACCAGAAGGTTCATGCCATTTATGATGCAAATGGGCCCCCAAAAAGTATCATCCAAATTAACGAAACAAAATCTTTTGGGGAGATTGAGGAGGAAGATAGCAAAGAAAGtagggatgataaagaagaagaagaagaaggagaatatCAGGATAAAGATGACATTTTAGAAAAAAGTATTGAAGAAAAGTGTAACTTTAAGGGTCAAAGAATCTCTATAATCAGTCCAGAGGTGGAAAAAGCTCTGCAAACTTTAGATGAGGTCATTAATATGATGAGGAAATGTAGACTCAATACTGAAGCGAAGGCTGCTTCTTGTTTGAGTGATGAAAGGCCTCCAGATATGGATAAGGATATTGAGAAGAACTTAAGTACTTCCAAAGACAGCAATGTTCATCCGGAAGTCTTAGCTTCAGACGAACCACCTCAAACTAGCTCTAACCGTAGTTCCAG GCGTTTAGGATCATCAAATTCTTTGTCCAAGGATGTCAACCACAACAAAATAGTTCCAGCATCTCCAGAACAGAAATTTTTACCCCCTGGACCTGCTGAAGTTAACCACACAATATCGAGTTTCATCGACCATGGAACAACAGAAAACCTGCATTCAGATCAAAATTCACACGATCATGCAAAGCAACCAATCAGTGAGCGTAATAGCATTGACGAAATCAGTGAGGATGCAGTTGAGAGGTATATGAGGAACAGAAAAACCCGGTTCTGGTGTTTTCCGGGCAGTCCGATACGGCTTAAGAAGGGAAGGAGTTGA